The following coding sequences lie in one Paenibacillus durus ATCC 35681 genomic window:
- a CDS encoding lipopolysaccharide assembly LapA domain-containing protein, with amino-acid sequence MKMQWSLIFGLIFALFIAFFAVINVDPVQVNFGFSIVSLPLILVILSCALIGGVIVGSYGIFRQYKQQRKIKSLTAELVKANEKIAELETANAVSTMAESTIPGGTTTFN; translated from the coding sequence ATGAAAATGCAATGGTCTTTAATTTTCGGCCTGATTTTTGCGCTGTTTATCGCTTTTTTTGCCGTTATCAACGTCGATCCGGTTCAAGTGAACTTCGGTTTCAGCATCGTGTCGCTCCCGCTGATCCTGGTCATTCTCAGCTGCGCGCTGATCGGCGGAGTAATCGTAGGCTCGTACGGAATATTCCGTCAGTACAAGCAGCAAAGAAAGATCAAATCCCTTACTGCCGAGCTCGTGAAAGCCAATGAAAAAATCGCGGAACTGGAAACGGCAAATGCGGTGAGTACGATGGCAGAGAGCACCATTCCCGGCGGAACGACAACATTTAATTAA
- a CDS encoding CapA family protein produces the protein MYPPRSSKKRSNNTRKKRKNRIWSWINFSLLALITVLLFYLFYSGGGRDSIPLPETGTASPSPERSAAAGTAGAAEPGALGGASAAPSDVLQPSASAAPSAEAMPTPSPAASTGSGPEQSGASQQAPGAEADGQSAGLPDGEDGSGKTVTLNFAGDVIFASKVGELLKQKGYDYPYARLGGMFLQDDLSVINLETPVTDRGTEANKTFVFKSPPEALNALKAAGVDAVNLANNHTLDMGEQGLRDTLTNLSQQGIPFVGAGADSTQAYSAQYFNRKGMTIALLGFTRVIPEAGWVAGKGKPGVASAYDSGPALKAIAEARKKADIVAVIVHWGKERENEPNAVQQSLGRSFIDAGADLVIGGHPHVLQGLEPYKGKWIAYSTGNFIFTRSSAKTTWETAVFQAECSVQGQCSMKLTPFEAELGQPVPMSAADGQKLLRRVESLSSGKVEIDEAGRVTEAGR, from the coding sequence ATGTATCCCCCTAGATCCAGCAAAAAAAGAAGCAATAACACCAGAAAGAAGAGAAAAAACCGGATTTGGTCTTGGATCAACTTCAGTTTGCTGGCGCTGATCACGGTTCTGCTGTTCTATTTATTCTACAGCGGAGGGGGCCGCGATAGCATTCCTCTCCCCGAGACGGGAACGGCTTCGCCTTCACCGGAGAGATCAGCGGCGGCGGGAACCGCTGGAGCGGCTGAGCCCGGGGCATTAGGCGGAGCTTCAGCCGCTCCGTCAGACGTGCTTCAGCCGTCCGCTTCGGCCGCACCGTCTGCGGAAGCCATGCCGACGCCGTCTCCCGCAGCTAGTACAGGCAGCGGGCCGGAGCAGTCCGGCGCTTCACAGCAGGCGCCGGGAGCCGAAGCTGACGGGCAGTCGGCAGGACTGCCGGACGGCGAGGATGGCAGCGGAAAGACGGTAACGCTGAATTTTGCGGGTGATGTTATTTTTGCCAGCAAAGTCGGTGAGCTGTTGAAGCAGAAGGGCTATGACTATCCGTACGCCCGTCTGGGCGGGATGTTCCTACAGGATGACCTTTCCGTCATCAATCTGGAAACGCCTGTCACCGACCGAGGCACGGAGGCGAACAAGACCTTTGTGTTCAAGTCGCCTCCGGAGGCGCTGAATGCGCTGAAGGCTGCGGGAGTGGATGCCGTTAATCTGGCGAATAACCATACACTGGACATGGGCGAGCAGGGGCTGCGGGATACGCTTACCAATCTGAGTCAACAAGGCATTCCGTTCGTCGGAGCCGGAGCAGACTCCACCCAGGCTTATTCGGCGCAATATTTTAATCGCAAAGGAATGACCATTGCTCTGCTCGGCTTTACGCGGGTCATCCCCGAAGCCGGATGGGTAGCCGGAAAGGGCAAGCCCGGCGTAGCCTCCGCATATGACAGTGGCCCGGCGCTTAAGGCGATAGCCGAAGCCAGAAAAAAAGCGGATATTGTCGCCGTGATCGTCCATTGGGGGAAGGAACGGGAAAATGAGCCGAATGCGGTACAGCAGTCGCTGGGCAGGAGCTTTATCGACGCCGGCGCGGATCTCGTAATCGGGGGGCATCCCCATGTCCTTCAGGGACTTGAGCCGTATAAAGGGAAGTGGATCGCGTATAGTACGGGCAACTTTATTTTTACGCGTTCTTCTGCGAAGACCACCTGGGAGACGGCGGTGTTTCAGGCCGAATGCAGCGTCCAGGGACAATGCTCGATGAAGCTTACGCCTTTTGAAGCCGAATTGGGTCAGCCGGTGCCAATGAGCGCTGCTGACGGGCAGAAGCTGCTGCGGCGGGTAGAATCGCTCTCTTCCGGCAAAGTGGAGATCGACGAAGCGGGCAGAGTGACGGAGGCCGGACGTTAG
- a CDS encoding M42 family metallopeptidase gives MPILSIQPNEEYILNILKKLLDTPSPSGFTHAVMKLVAEEGAALGASLSWNEKGGLILSVDGLDPSRTVGLSAHVDTLGAMVRSIRPDGTLRLTSVGGFTMYSIENEYCVIHTRSGKTYTGTILSTRPSAHAYPADARDIKRIEENMEVRIDEVVSSKDDVLKLGIAVGDFISFDARPVITPSGYIKSRHLDDKASVAALLGLLESIKREGWKPLHNLSLLISNYEEVGHGASWIPGGISELIAVDMGVLGDDLSCKETDVSICAKDSTGPYDYTMTGRLIELAQGLGIPHAVDIYPHYGSDASAALHGGANIRAALIGPGVHASHSMERTHKQAVFNTAKLLAAYVGAN, from the coding sequence ATGCCGATCCTTTCAATCCAGCCCAATGAAGAATACATTCTGAATATCCTCAAGAAACTGCTCGATACACCAAGCCCTAGCGGCTTCACCCATGCCGTCATGAAGCTTGTTGCTGAAGAAGGCGCCGCTCTTGGAGCAAGCCTATCCTGGAACGAAAAAGGCGGGTTAATCCTAAGTGTCGACGGCCTTGATCCCTCCCGCACCGTCGGACTGAGCGCCCATGTCGATACGCTCGGTGCGATGGTCCGCTCCATCCGTCCGGACGGCACTCTGCGCCTGACCTCCGTCGGGGGCTTCACGATGTACAGCATCGAGAATGAATACTGCGTCATTCATACACGCAGCGGAAAGACTTATACCGGAACGATTTTGTCGACGCGGCCTTCCGCCCATGCCTACCCCGCCGATGCCCGTGATATTAAGCGGATCGAAGAAAATATGGAGGTCCGCATCGATGAGGTCGTCTCAAGCAAGGACGATGTACTGAAGCTGGGCATCGCCGTCGGCGATTTTATTTCGTTTGACGCCCGTCCCGTTATTACGCCAAGCGGTTATATCAAGTCGCGCCATCTGGACGATAAAGCAAGCGTCGCCGCCCTGCTCGGCCTGCTGGAAAGCATCAAGCGTGAAGGCTGGAAACCGCTGCATAATCTGTCGCTGCTGATCTCCAATTATGAAGAGGTCGGACACGGCGCCTCCTGGATTCCCGGCGGCATCAGCGAATTGATCGCCGTCGATATGGGCGTCCTGGGCGACGATTTGAGCTGCAAGGAGACCGACGTCTCCATCTGCGCCAAAGACTCCACCGGCCCTTACGATTATACGATGACCGGACGGCTCATCGAGCTGGCTCAGGGCCTGGGTATCCCCCATGCGGTTGATATTTATCCGCATTACGGCTCTGACGCCTCTGCGGCGCTTCATGGCGGCGCCAATATCCGGGCCGCGCTGATCGGCCCGGGCGTTCACGCTTCCCACTCCATGGAGCGCACGCATAAGCAGGCCGTATTCAATACGGCCAAGCTGCTGGCCGCTTATGTGGGAGCGAATTGA
- the hemG gene encoding protoporphyrinogen oxidase — translation MSGASRKVVIIGGGLSGLSAAFYVRKYYKEAGIQPEIVILEKERSLGGKIETLHKDGFVIEKGPDSFLARKKEMSDLAGELEIDHELVTTNPNAKKTYILQRGKLLPMPAGLMLGIPTDLKPFIGTRLLSFPGKLRALMDFVIPPRRGEEDEPLGELIERRFGTEVLENLTEPLLAGIYAADMRKISLQATFPQFGEIERQHGSLIRGMIMGKKPQETHTGTKKSMFLTFRQGLQSLVHALIHELYDVEQRTETAAIAIYDRIAETNSGTAGAEGAAASAALEPAVSPQARYAVELGNGELLPADDIYITIPNFAAAELLRPHIDVSALDAVNYVSVANVVMAFSGKEMDGNFDGSGFLVPRKEGRNITACTWTSAKWLHTSPEDKVLLRCYVGRSGDEQNVQLPDEALEELVRKDLREIMGVTARPLFTEITRLPNSMPQYPVGHPAAIAALRSDLAAVLPGVHVFGAGYDGIGMPDCIKFAKLTAKAAAEGLQAN, via the coding sequence ATGAGCGGAGCTTCACGCAAAGTCGTCATTATCGGTGGAGGTCTGAGCGGACTAAGCGCCGCTTTTTACGTGCGCAAATATTATAAAGAAGCCGGCATCCAGCCGGAAATAGTCATTCTCGAAAAAGAGCGCAGCCTTGGCGGGAAAATTGAGACCTTACATAAGGATGGCTTCGTGATCGAAAAAGGGCCGGATTCCTTCCTGGCCCGCAAGAAGGAAATGAGCGACCTGGCGGGAGAATTGGAGATCGACCATGAGCTGGTAACGACCAATCCGAACGCCAAGAAGACTTATATCTTGCAGCGCGGTAAGCTGCTGCCGATGCCCGCCGGCCTTATGCTGGGCATTCCGACGGATCTTAAGCCCTTTATAGGCACCAGGCTGCTCTCCTTTCCCGGCAAACTGCGCGCGCTTATGGATTTCGTTATTCCGCCCCGGCGCGGGGAGGAGGACGAGCCGCTTGGAGAGCTGATTGAGCGGCGCTTCGGAACAGAGGTGCTGGAGAACTTGACGGAGCCCCTCCTGGCCGGGATTTATGCGGCGGATATGCGGAAGATCAGCCTGCAGGCGACCTTTCCGCAGTTCGGTGAGATCGAGCGGCAGCACGGCAGTCTGATTCGCGGCATGATAATGGGGAAAAAGCCTCAAGAGACGCATACCGGCACGAAAAAGAGCATGTTCCTGACCTTCCGTCAGGGACTGCAAAGTCTCGTGCATGCGCTTATACATGAGCTGTATGATGTGGAGCAGCGCACGGAAACCGCCGCGATTGCTATCTATGACCGGATCGCCGAAACGAATAGCGGCACGGCCGGGGCTGAGGGAGCTGCGGCCTCGGCTGCTTTGGAACCAGCTGTTTCACCGCAAGCGCGCTACGCGGTAGAACTCGGAAACGGCGAATTACTGCCTGCGGACGACATCTATATCACGATTCCCAATTTCGCGGCGGCCGAGCTGCTGCGCCCGCATATCGATGTATCGGCACTGGACGCGGTGAACTATGTATCGGTTGCCAATGTGGTTATGGCCTTTTCCGGCAAAGAAATGGACGGTAATTTCGACGGCTCGGGCTTTCTCGTTCCCCGGAAGGAAGGGCGGAATATTACGGCCTGCACCTGGACTTCGGCCAAATGGCTGCATACGAGTCCCGAGGACAAGGTGCTGCTGCGCTGTTATGTGGGACGTTCGGGCGACGAGCAGAATGTGCAACTGCCGGACGAAGCGCTGGAAGAGCTGGTGCGCAAGGATCTGCGCGAGATTATGGGCGTAACGGCCCGGCCGTTGTTCACGGAAATTACGCGGCTGCCGAACTCGATGCCGCAGTATCCTGTTGGGCATCCGGCCGCAATTGCAGCGCTCCGCAGCGATCTGGCCGCCGTCCTTCCAGGCGTGCACGTATTCGGAGCCGGATATGACGGGATCGGCATGCCGGACTGCATTAAATTTGCGAAGCTTACGGCGAAGGCGGCTGCCGAAGGACTGCAAGCGAACTGA
- a CDS encoding MalY/PatB family protein encodes MTKYDFDRVVNRSNTHSYKWDQVEKLFGNKDILPLWVADMDFESPPAVKEALVRRAEQGIYGYCIQSDSYIDSITGWFRRRHDWEISKEWISQSPGIVTTLSLAVELFSEPGAEVILQSPVYYPFYDVIKMNGRQVADNPLVHRNGRYEMDYEQLEGLMKGGAKLLLLCSPHNPGGRVWEREELLRLGELCLQYGVTVVSDEIHCDLALPGHKHIPFASLSKELSDITLMALAPTKTFNLPGIQSSFIVASNPEMKRKFETRIKTFSLHMASFFAQDAVEAAYTEGAEWLDELISYISGNIEHTVSYLAEHLPQVKVMKPEATYLLWVDCRALGLNGAGLKKLMYQEAGVAFNEGSVFGSEGEGFLRINMACPRSILQAALERFSAAAAKVVVK; translated from the coding sequence TTGACAAAGTATGATTTTGACCGTGTTGTCAACCGGAGCAATACGCATTCCTACAAGTGGGACCAAGTGGAAAAACTGTTCGGAAACAAGGATATTTTACCGCTATGGGTGGCGGATATGGACTTCGAAAGTCCACCGGCTGTAAAAGAGGCGCTGGTTCGGCGCGCAGAGCAGGGCATTTATGGATATTGCATCCAAAGCGACTCGTACATTGACTCGATCACCGGATGGTTCCGCCGCCGCCACGATTGGGAAATTTCCAAGGAATGGATTTCGCAATCGCCCGGTATCGTAACTACATTAAGCTTGGCGGTCGAGCTGTTCAGCGAACCGGGAGCCGAGGTTATTTTACAGTCGCCGGTCTACTATCCTTTCTACGATGTCATCAAAATGAACGGCCGCCAAGTGGCCGACAATCCGCTCGTGCACCGGAACGGACGCTATGAAATGGACTATGAGCAGCTGGAAGGGCTGATGAAGGGCGGCGCCAAGCTGCTGCTGCTGTGCAGCCCGCATAACCCCGGCGGACGGGTGTGGGAGCGCGAGGAACTGCTGCGGCTCGGAGAGTTGTGCCTGCAATACGGCGTTACTGTGGTTTCTGACGAAATCCACTGTGATTTGGCGCTTCCCGGACACAAGCATATTCCGTTCGCCTCGCTGTCCAAGGAACTGTCGGACATTACACTGATGGCGCTGGCTCCGACCAAAACTTTCAATCTGCCGGGCATTCAATCCTCTTTTATCGTGGCATCGAACCCGGAAATGAAACGCAAATTCGAGACGCGGATTAAGACATTTAGTCTGCATATGGCCAGCTTTTTCGCACAGGATGCGGTAGAAGCAGCCTATACCGAAGGGGCTGAGTGGCTTGACGAACTGATCTCCTACATCAGCGGCAACATCGAGCACACGGTCTCTTATCTGGCTGAGCACTTGCCGCAAGTCAAGGTAATGAAGCCAGAGGCTACCTACCTGTTGTGGGTGGATTGCCGGGCGCTGGGCTTAAACGGGGCAGGGCTGAAAAAGCTGATGTATCAAGAGGCAGGCGTTGCCTTTAATGAGGGTTCGGTGTTCGGAAGTGAAGGGGAAGGGTTTCTGCGGATCAACATGGCCTGCCCAAGATCGATTTTGCAGGCAGCCTTGGAGCGGTTCAGCGCGGCTGCGGCGAAGGTTGTTGTGAAGTAA
- a CDS encoding fumarylacetoacetate hydrolase family protein — translation MCAAVNNLYCVGRNYKLHAEELGNKVPTEPLIFLKPSHAAVRLDKETIQLPKDSGQVHYEGELVLRIARDYVPGMSVEELVDSMALGLDFTLRDIHNDLQKKGLSWTPAKGFKNAAPLTPFIAFPSKEELEATDFTVRKNGEEVQRGNVKNMIFSLQTIVDFIGSRYGLGKDDVIFTGTPAGVGPTVSGDSFELYWGDRLMGTCLIG, via the coding sequence ATGTGCGCTGCTGTAAACAACTTGTACTGTGTGGGACGGAACTACAAACTTCATGCGGAGGAGCTCGGCAATAAAGTGCCAACCGAACCGTTGATTTTCTTGAAGCCCTCTCATGCGGCTGTTCGTCTTGACAAAGAAACCATTCAGCTGCCGAAGGATTCCGGTCAGGTTCATTATGAAGGCGAGCTTGTGCTGCGCATCGCGCGTGACTACGTTCCCGGCATGAGCGTGGAAGAACTGGTGGATTCCATGGCTCTTGGACTGGATTTCACATTGCGGGACATTCATAACGATCTGCAAAAAAAGGGGCTTTCCTGGACGCCAGCCAAGGGCTTTAAAAATGCCGCGCCTCTGACCCCATTCATCGCATTTCCTTCCAAGGAAGAGCTGGAAGCGACCGATTTCACGGTTCGCAAGAACGGTGAAGAAGTGCAGCGGGGCAATGTGAAGAACATGATTTTTTCGCTGCAGACGATTGTGGATTTTATCGGCAGCCGCTACGGGCTAGGTAAGGATGACGTGATCTTCACCGGCACGCCCGCAGGCGTCGGTCCTACCGTCTCGGGCGATTCGTTCGAGCTGTATTGGGGCGACCGGCTGATGGGCACCTGCCTCATCGGATAA
- a CDS encoding DUF92 domain-containing protein has protein sequence MQWVIGALGALFVAGAAYHKGSLSLSGMLAAMLMGTVYFGAGNAFWFGILLLFFISSSLLSKLRAEHKEELERSYAKTGRRDAGQVFANGGLGMLFVLLNAVYPLPAWELLFVGVMATVTADTWATEIGTLNKKPPRSILNGKKLPTGASGGVSLPGTLAAAAGGLLIGIASWVLQHLTGMTGQSFVALAAAGLLGGLVGAFADSLLGATVQKMNRCAVCGREVESGVHCGMPTAHARGWHWMSNDAVNALSSIAGGAVALLIGGLM, from the coding sequence ATGCAGTGGGTAATCGGCGCCTTGGGCGCCTTGTTCGTTGCCGGAGCGGCTTATCATAAGGGTTCGTTGAGTTTATCCGGGATGCTTGCCGCCATGCTCATGGGCACTGTCTATTTCGGAGCGGGCAACGCCTTTTGGTTCGGAATATTGCTGCTGTTCTTCATCTCCTCCAGCCTGCTGTCGAAGCTCAGGGCGGAGCATAAGGAGGAATTGGAACGTTCCTATGCCAAGACAGGAAGGCGGGATGCCGGCCAAGTGTTCGCCAACGGCGGTCTCGGCATGCTGTTCGTTCTGCTGAATGCCGTGTACCCGCTGCCCGCATGGGAGCTGCTCTTCGTCGGTGTGATGGCGACGGTGACTGCGGATACGTGGGCGACGGAAATCGGCACCTTGAACAAAAAGCCGCCACGATCAATACTGAACGGCAAAAAACTTCCAACAGGCGCTTCCGGCGGCGTTTCGCTCCCGGGTACGCTTGCGGCTGCGGCGGGCGGTCTCCTAATCGGCATCGCATCATGGGTTTTGCAGCATTTGACAGGAATGACTGGACAGTCGTTTGTGGCTTTAGCGGCTGCGGGCCTCCTTGGAGGACTCGTTGGCGCTTTTGCCGATTCCCTCCTTGGCGCTACGGTGCAGAAGATGAACCGCTGCGCCGTATGCGGCCGAGAGGTGGAGAGCGGGGTCCATTGCGGCATGCCCACGGCGCATGCGAGAGGGTGGCATTGGATGAGCAATGATGCGGTGAATGCCCTAAGCTCGATTGCCGGAGGAGCCGTGGCGCTGCTGATCGGCGGGCTGATGTGA
- a CDS encoding glycerophosphodiester phosphodiesterase, producing the protein MNNLCVAHRGFSGKAPENTLAAIRMAMELPYVTWMEIDVQLTRDGVPVLIHDYSLDRTTNGRGKVKNMDWSHMRLLDAGGWKGRAFRGEGVPSLEEVLDLCKGRLRLNIELKNAGNLYPGIEKTVTELIASKGMQGETVLTSFDSGTLLRCEEADPGIRRGLILDSRWGDPAGRVRELGCSFLSIGFSRLTPGLARFLSGRGVGIMAWTVNKAKEMRRLADMHSDIMICTNRPDIWGETFLGSK; encoded by the coding sequence ATGAACAACTTGTGCGTCGCTCATCGGGGATTTTCCGGCAAGGCTCCGGAGAACACGCTGGCCGCCATCCGTATGGCGATGGAACTCCCGTATGTGACCTGGATGGAAATCGACGTTCAACTGACGAGGGATGGAGTGCCTGTTCTGATTCACGATTACAGCCTGGACCGGACGACCAATGGCCGCGGCAAAGTGAAGAATATGGATTGGAGCCATATGCGGCTTCTCGATGCCGGGGGCTGGAAGGGCCGCGCCTTTCGGGGCGAAGGAGTTCCTTCGCTGGAAGAGGTGCTCGATCTGTGCAAAGGGCGGCTGCGGCTGAATATCGAGCTTAAGAACGCCGGCAACCTGTATCCCGGCATTGAAAAGACGGTTACGGAGCTGATCGCCTCCAAAGGGATGCAGGGCGAGACCGTGCTGACATCATTCGACTCCGGCACGCTGCTAAGGTGCGAAGAAGCCGATCCCGGCATCCGCCGGGGACTGATCTTGGACTCCAGGTGGGGCGATCCGGCCGGGCGCGTGCGGGAATTGGGCTGTTCTTTTTTATCTATAGGCTTCTCCCGCCTTACTCCCGGGCTGGCCAGATTTTTGTCGGGGCGCGGGGTCGGCATCATGGCCTGGACGGTGAATAAAGCTAAAGAGATGCGTCGCCTGGCGGACATGCATTCTGATATAATGATATGTACGAATCGCCCGGATATTTGGGGGGAGACGTTTTTAGGAAGCAAGTGA
- a CDS encoding ABC-F family ATP-binding cassette domain-containing protein, with translation MNIMTVEHLVKSYGEKVLFQDASFGMDERDKIGVIGVNGTGKSTLLRIIAGLESPDEGQVAIGNDVRVQFLAQNPPYNPEYTVLQQVFAGDNPELAVMRRYMETTALLEADPGNTKLEAELVRQGQDIDAAGVWHLESEAKSVLSKLGIQQFDARMGSLSGGQRKRVALAAALITPSELLILDEPTNHIDTSSVAWLEQYLQKRRGALLMVTHDRYFLERVAGVMLEVDQGRLFRYEANYSRFLELKAEREEREAASEQKRQNLLRSELAWIRRGAKARSTKQKARIERFEKLRDQQGVSSGSQLEISAASTRLGRKILEIEDLVMSRGGRTLIKDLSYIAVPQDRVGIVGPNGSGKSTLLNLIAGKLQPDSGEVVLGPTVKLGYFTQEHQDMDDTLRVIEYIKEEAEVVRTADGSSITAAQMLERFLFPPAMQWTPISKLSGGEKRRLYLLRVLMSAPNVLLLDEPTNDLDIGTLAILEDYLDEFPGVVFTVSHDRFFLDRTVDKIIAFEDGMIRVHVGDYSEYEEWLAKNGPVRSTAGDGKEDAAAKHGSGSQSPQGQTAPAPAPAREKLKFSFKEQREYEEIDSLVEQAEQRLSSIAAQMEAAFADSGKLQQLVEEQRAAEAELERLMDRWTYLNELAEKIANKS, from the coding sequence ATGAATATTATGACCGTAGAGCATCTTGTCAAAAGCTACGGAGAAAAAGTACTGTTCCAGGACGCGTCCTTCGGAATGGACGAGCGTGACAAGATCGGCGTCATCGGTGTGAACGGGACGGGCAAATCGACGCTTCTGCGGATTATTGCTGGACTTGAAAGTCCGGACGAGGGGCAAGTTGCTATCGGCAATGATGTGCGCGTACAGTTTTTGGCGCAGAATCCGCCCTATAATCCGGAGTATACCGTGCTTCAGCAGGTATTTGCCGGAGACAATCCGGAGCTGGCCGTCATGCGGCGGTACATGGAGACGACGGCACTGCTTGAAGCCGATCCGGGGAATACGAAATTGGAAGCAGAGCTAGTCCGCCAAGGTCAGGACATCGACGCCGCAGGGGTCTGGCATTTGGAGAGCGAAGCGAAAAGCGTGCTATCCAAGCTCGGGATTCAGCAGTTCGACGCGCGTATGGGGTCGCTCTCCGGCGGACAGCGCAAACGGGTCGCGCTGGCGGCGGCCCTGATTACACCTTCGGAGCTGCTCATTCTAGACGAACCTACCAACCATATCGACACGTCTTCGGTCGCCTGGCTGGAGCAGTATTTACAGAAGCGGCGCGGCGCGCTGCTGATGGTCACTCATGATCGCTACTTTCTTGAGCGGGTGGCGGGCGTTATGCTGGAGGTGGATCAGGGACGGTTGTTCCGCTATGAAGCGAATTATTCCCGCTTCTTGGAGCTGAAGGCCGAGCGCGAAGAGCGGGAGGCTGCTTCCGAGCAGAAGCGGCAGAACCTACTGCGCAGCGAGCTGGCCTGGATCAGGCGCGGCGCCAAGGCGCGGTCGACGAAGCAGAAGGCGAGGATCGAGCGCTTCGAGAAGCTGAGAGACCAGCAGGGCGTATCCTCCGGCAGCCAGTTGGAGATTTCCGCTGCCTCGACAAGGCTGGGGCGCAAGATCCTTGAAATTGAGGATCTGGTGATGTCCAGGGGCGGCCGGACGCTCATTAAGGATTTGAGCTACATCGCTGTCCCGCAGGACCGCGTTGGTATCGTCGGGCCGAACGGCAGCGGCAAATCGACGCTGCTGAACCTGATTGCCGGCAAGCTGCAGCCGGACAGCGGCGAGGTCGTGCTTGGACCGACGGTGAAGCTGGGCTATTTCACCCAGGAACATCAGGATATGGACGACACGCTGCGGGTGATTGAATACATCAAGGAAGAAGCGGAAGTCGTCCGTACGGCGGACGGCTCCTCGATTACGGCGGCTCAGATGCTGGAACGCTTCCTGTTCCCGCCGGCGATGCAGTGGACGCCGATCTCGAAGCTGTCCGGCGGAGAGAAAAGGAGACTGTATCTTCTGCGCGTACTGATGAGCGCTCCCAATGTGCTGCTGCTGGACGAACCGACCAATGACCTGGATATCGGCACACTTGCGATCTTGGAAGACTATCTGGATGAGTTTCCCGGAGTCGTCTTTACCGTCTCGCATGACCGGTTCTTCCTGGACCGGACGGTGGACAAGATCATCGCGTTCGAGGACGGAATGATCCGGGTTCATGTCGGTGATTACAGCGAGTACGAAGAGTGGCTGGCCAAGAATGGGCCGGTTCGCAGCACCGCAGGCGATGGGAAAGAGGATGCGGCAGCCAAACATGGCTCAGGCAGCCAGTCTCCGCAAGGACAAACTGCTCCTGCTCCGGCTCCGGCCCGGGAAAAGCTGAAATTTTCATTCAAGGAACAGCGGGAGTATGAAGAGATTGACAGCCTCGTTGAGCAGGCCGAGCAGCGTCTAAGTTCCATTGCCGCGCAGATGGAAGCGGCCTTTGCCGATTCCGGGAAGCTCCAGCAATTGGTGGAGGAGCAGCGCGCGGCCGAGGCGGAGCTGGAGCGGCTGATGGATCGCTGGACTTATCTGAACGAACTGGCGGAGAAAATCGCGAACAAATCGTAA
- a CDS encoding tetratricopeptide repeat protein: MRSTLEDAVRLREEGRAEAAKDKLLLLLQQYESSMSAGHNRFIRQATSEAEPEAKSTSSGQDPFYAELLYQIAWTHDVMGLESAAVPFYEQSLSAGLAKKWRPGALLGLGSTYRTLGQYEQSENVLRRAIEDYPQHREFQVFYAMTLYNLRQNDKAMGVLLHLLADTSGDPGISEYARAISFYADKLDQVW; this comes from the coding sequence ATGCGATCGACGCTTGAGGACGCGGTCCGGTTGCGCGAAGAGGGGCGGGCTGAAGCGGCGAAGGATAAGCTTCTCCTGCTGCTTCAGCAATATGAGAGCAGCATGTCAGCCGGTCACAATCGGTTCATTCGGCAAGCTACTTCCGAAGCCGAACCCGAAGCGAAGAGCACAAGCTCCGGGCAGGACCCGTTCTACGCTGAGCTGCTCTATCAAATCGCCTGGACACATGATGTTATGGGTCTGGAGAGCGCCGCCGTTCCCTTTTATGAACAAAGCTTGTCAGCCGGGTTGGCCAAAAAATGGAGACCTGGCGCTCTTTTGGGATTAGGCAGTACATATCGAACGCTGGGCCAATACGAACAATCGGAAAATGTGCTGCGGCGGGCGATCGAAGACTATCCCCAGCACAGAGAATTTCAAGTGTTCTATGCGATGACCTTGTACAATTTACGGCAAAATGACAAGGCTATGGGAGTTCTGCTGCATTTGCTTGCTGATACGTCCGGCGATCCCGGTATTTCCGAATATGCCCGGGCTATTAGTTTCTATGCCGACAAACTCGATCAGGTATGGTAA